The Dehalococcoidia bacterium genome segment TGCCCGTGAACAGCGTTTGTCCAGAGGCGTCCGCCACGGCGCCGTCCATGCGACCGAAGACGACGGCCGGATTGTCGCCACCGGCATCGTTGTCACCGCACGGGAGGCTCTTACAGGTGGCCGGATTATCCCAGTAGGCGAACCAGATCGTGTAGGCCGAGCCGGGGGTCAAGTTCCCCGCGCTGAGCGACGCCGTGACACCCTGGCTGCCCCAGCAGAGACTGCCGGTGCCCTGGATGCCAGAACTGTTGACAGCCGCCACGCTGGCTTGCAGACAGGCTGGGTCGCCGGCCGCCTGGGTCTGTGATGGCTGCGCGCGGCTGTGGCGGACGGAGCCGCCGATCACGGCAAGACCAGCGATGAGACCGAGCAGCACAAGCGAGAGGCGTTTCACGGCGGTGCATCCTTTCGAGTACGTGAGGACAATCTGGTGTTGGTGACCGAGGGCAATCAGCGATCCATGCCGCCCCCTCCTTCTGCAGGTCCGGCCCCGGCGATCGAAAGGGCTGCTGGTCCCAGCACATGCCGCCCATGAGCCCGATGGGCGACGTACACGCCTTCACCGCGACGTTCCGCGGGCGCCGGGAGTCCTGAGCGGCCGGGAGCCTGCGTGGTGCGCCCGGCGGTCCGGTCGCATCCGTCAGACCCCCGACGTCGCGCAGCGTGGCGGACGACCGTGCCGCATGCACCGGCCAGATCGCCCATCCTGGGTCAGCCCAGCGGAAAATGGGCGAGATCGCCTATGCCATCAGCGCTACCGAGTTCAAGGATGATGCTGCGAATCGACGGTCAAATCGTGCGTCGCCAGTCGCAAGGCGTAGGTGGCCGCGGTCACTCGCCCGCGTGCCCCGGTTTTGCGGTAGATCTTGGCCAGATGGTGGTCCACCGTGCGCACACTCACGACCAGAGTCGCCGCGATCTCGTGGTTCGACTTTCCCTCCGCGAGTAGCTGCAGTACCTCCCGTTCGCGCGGGGTTAGCCCGTTTGGCGCGGCCTGGCGCGCGCTGGCAGACCGTTCCGGCACACGAGGTTGAGATCTTGCGACGGGGCCGAGCTGAACCGCTGCTCGAATTCCAACCCTCGAGAGCTGCCCATCGACCTGGAGCACCGCGAGCGCCGCGGCGACTTCGGCGGCCGCAAGAACGCGTGGGGCGAGTGCGCGGATCGAGCTCCACATCGCGATGCTCCGCTGTGATGTTGCAGACCCTGCTGATGAGGCGAACCCTGGCAGGGCGCCCCGGGCGCGTAGCGGACTCGGGTGTCCATGCGAGTACGCTGCTACGCGAGCGCGCTCGACGGAGCGCCGCACGTCACTGCGGACGGGTGCGGAGGTCGATCACCTGGATCTCGGGTAGCCCGAGCATGTCGTGGACGGCGTTCAGCTCAGCGACCGCCTGCAGCAGGTTGCTGGAGGTGTCCGTGTCGACCGGCGTGATCGCAGCGGTCAGCGGCCTCAGTCCGAAATGGATGCGGAGGACATCGGCGGCGTCGAGGTCCGCCTGGGCCTGCTGCGCCCGTTCCACCGAGCCGACCAGGATTAGCTGTGGTGCCTGAGCGGTGGGAACCACCGCGGCTGCCCCGGTCGGAGCCGCACCGCTGCCGCTGGCGGCGGACCTGGGCTCGGCCTGACGGCTGGACGGCGGTTGCCCGTGTGCCACGGTTGTGGCCCGGCCACTGGTATGCGCGTGCAGGCCAAGTCGCCAGCTCGCCACGCCGGCGACGGTTCCAATTGCCAATACTAACGCGATCGCGGCCAGCAGCTGTCGCCGCTGGACGGGCTTCCGCGTTCCGCTGTACGTCACCATGATCGGCCTCCTCCCGGTGCGCCACCGAGGCGCACCAGCATCCTCGCGGAGCCGGAGCGAGCCAACATCGCGTGACCCAGGGATCCTGGCGAGCGAGGGACGGAAGAGGTAGGGCAGAGCCGACTAATAGAGTTCTGTTAGTGGCGCGGGGGCGATGGTGCCGAGCAGAGCCGGCTCAAAGCCTGGCGAGGCCGCGGCGGTGGGCGTACGTGGCCGCTTCGACACGGTTCGCCGTGCCGGTCTTGGCCAGAATGTGGTTCACATGCCGGTCCACGGTGTAGCGGCTGAGCACCAGGGCGGCGGCGATCTCGGGATTGCTGCGCCCCGCCGCCACCAGCCGCAGCACCTGCACTTCCCGCTCCGAGAGGCCATCTGGGTAGCGTGGCCGCGACGGCCGGCGCTGCTGCAACTGCTCGGCTCGGGCCAGGTCGGCCAGTACATGCTCGCGCCAGCGGTCGGCGGCGCCGATCCGATCGTAAACGGCGAGCGCGTCGCTGAACGTCGCCAGTGCCTGCCGTGGCTGCCCGGCGGCCAGCAGAGCACGGCCCCACAGGTGGAGACCCTCCGCCTCCTCCCAGGGCAGCGTGTAGCGCTGAAAGATCTGGTGCGCCTCCGCGAACCGCTCCGCGGCAGCAGGGTGGTCGCCGCTCGCGGCCGCGACGACCGCTTCTGCAAGCCGGACTCGACCGGCCAGCCCGCGCCAGTCCTCGCCCGCCGCCAACACCGCCTGGCACCGCTCCACGTGCGCCTGCGCTGCCGAAAGGTCGCCTCGCTCCGCCACCAGTAGCGCCAGCTCGATCCGCGCCCGGAGTTCAAAGGGCAGATGCTGCCCGTCGAGGGCGACCGCAAGACTCTCCTCTGCCAATGCATCGGCCCGCTGATATTCCCCCTGGAGCTGGTAGAGCCGCGCCAGCCAGAGGGCGAAGTCGATCTGGGCCAGCCGGACGCCCGTTCGTCGCGCACACTCGCGCACCGCCTCCCACGCTGCGGCGGCCTCCTCCCAATGGCCACTGAAGAAGGCGAGCAGCGGTGAGGCCAGCATCTCCACGGCCTGCTCGAAGGCGGTCGGCCCCTGGTTCGCCAGCCGCCGCCTCGCCTCCGCCAACTCGCCCAGGTGCGCGTAGGCACCAGGCGTCTGCGCGAGCACCCGGCCCTGCCAGTCATGGCCCCTTCGCGGGTGACTCAGATCGCGCTCATACCAGCGCAAGGCGTCTGTGGGGTCGCCCAGCCAGACGAGAACGTTCCCCACCCAACTGGCGTTGATGCTCGCCAGCGGGTCACCGCGCCGATCGGCGGCCGCCCACATCTGCTCGCAGGCGTCCAGACCCTCCCTCAGCCGTCCGCTGGCCAGGAAGTCCAGCCCCTGGAAGTAACTGGCCAGCTCTACAAAGTCCTTACGACCAAGCTCGCCCGCGATCGCCAGCATTCGCTCCGCAGCGTGCAACCCGGCCCCTGTCTGTACGCCGCTCCAGCTCGCGCCGTGAAGCCCCGCGTACAGATCGAAGCTCGCCACCGTCGCCGGCGCATCGCCAAGGACGCCCGCGGCCGTCTGCAGATGGTGCATGGCGCGCGACAGATCCTGGGTGGCCGCATTGCCGAAGGTGAGACACCGGCCCAAGCGGCCGTGTGCGCGGCCGGCGAGAACTGACTCGCCGATCTCCTCGTACAGCCCGATCGCTTGCTCTAGACAGACGATGGCGTCCCTGTAGCGATGGAATCCGGCGGCGACGAGCAGTTGCCCCAGCCGGAGCAAGAGGTCCGCGCGTCGCTTCGGCGCCGCCCCCTGTGCCGTCAAGCGCTCCAGCGCCGCCTGCCAGGACGAGGCGGCCTCTTCATAGGCAAACGCCCCCTGCGCCGCCTCCCCGGCGCGCAGCAGGTAATCGATCGCCGTCTCGCCATCGGCGGCGGCGCCGGCGAGACGGTAATGGTCCGCCAGGGCCGCCAGGTGCGGAGCCAGGTTGCCCGCGGCCACCTGCTCAATCGCCTCCGCCGCGCGCA includes the following:
- a CDS encoding helix-turn-helix transcriptional regulator, whose protein sequence is MWSSIRALAPRVLAAAEVAAALAVLQVDGQLSRVGIRAAVQLGPVARSQPRVPERSASARQAAPNGLTPREREVLQLLAEGKSNHEIAATLVVSVRTVDHHLAKIYRKTGARGRVTAATYALRLATHDLTVDSQHHP
- a CDS encoding AAA family ATPase; the encoded protein is MPLRRRQPSLVGREQELATLLADLAVARQVAGGVGFVFGEPGIGKTRLLTELAERAHTAGTLVLLGHAYDSDAGLPYGPFVEALRGLVRAGDSERLWSQSGSSMAGVAVLLPELADRLPDPSAGRAESPELDRPRLFDAVTELLFAAAHSAPGGLLLVLEDLHWADAASLVLLQHLGRRLAEAPLQLVLSYRTVEVPRDHPLHMTLAELSRQQPVTRLRLPPLPEPAVASIIGQLSGAAAAPQVAARVYASTAGNPFYVTELVRQLVGEGVDLSSAATAGSGWRVPIGLREVIGSRLARLSAEAGALLEVAAVLAEGARYEVLLRLCGGTASELMAPLEEVEAAGLLQEHAGIYDFAHALIRQTLLEELSLPRRQLLHLRAAEAIEQVAAGNLAPHLAALADHYRLAGAAADGETAIDYLLRAGEAAQGAFAYEEAASSWQAALERLTAQGAAPKRRADLLLRLGQLLVAAGFHRYRDAIVCLEQAIGLYEEIGESVLAGRAHGRLGRCLTFGNAATQDLSRAMHHLQTAAGVLGDAPATVASFDLYAGLHGASWSGVQTGAGLHAAERMLAIAGELGRKDFVELASYFQGLDFLASGRLREGLDACEQMWAAADRRGDPLASINASWVGNVLVWLGDPTDALRWYERDLSHPRRGHDWQGRVLAQTPGAYAHLGELAEARRRLANQGPTAFEQAVEMLASPLLAFFSGHWEEAAAAWEAVRECARRTGVRLAQIDFALWLARLYQLQGEYQRADALAEESLAVALDGQHLPFELRARIELALLVAERGDLSAAQAHVERCQAVLAAGEDWRGLAGRVRLAEAVVAAASGDHPAAAERFAEAHQIFQRYTLPWEEAEGLHLWGRALLAAGQPRQALATFSDALAVYDRIGAADRWREHVLADLARAEQLQQRRPSRPRYPDGLSEREVQVLRLVAAGRSNPEIAAALVLSRYTVDRHVNHILAKTGTANRVEAATYAHRRGLARL